From Spirosoma agri, one genomic window encodes:
- a CDS encoding alpha/beta hydrolase, translated as MRTLLATTFLTMLFSQTVRSQEIIKLWPDGNIPNAIAGVQIDEKADPGSDGIMRISNVSVPTLTAYIPTKEKATGAAIMICPGGGYSILASGHEGVDVAKWFNEMGVTAFVLKYRLPDAKLMTNQQEVPLLDAMQGMTLIRQNAAKYGIDPTKIGVMGFSAGGHLASTLATHYNRGPKASEQAKPNFAILLYPVVTFGEKAHTGSRDKLLGKLNTSPELVAYYSNELQVTSQTPPTFLVHSEDDKAVPVENSINYYLACLKNGVPVEMHLYPTGGHGYGLRTAKFGSLNTWPETCKAWLMALTATK; from the coding sequence ATGCGCACACTACTGGCCACTACGTTTCTAACTATGCTTTTCTCGCAAACTGTTCGTTCACAGGAAATTATCAAGCTATGGCCCGACGGAAACATTCCTAATGCCATTGCCGGAGTTCAAATTGACGAAAAAGCCGATCCGGGCAGTGATGGGATTATGCGGATCAGTAACGTATCGGTACCGACGCTTACCGCTTATATACCGACTAAGGAGAAAGCGACGGGTGCTGCTATTATGATTTGTCCCGGAGGGGGTTATTCAATTCTGGCATCGGGCCATGAGGGCGTAGACGTTGCCAAATGGTTCAATGAGATGGGTGTGACGGCTTTTGTGCTGAAATATCGCTTGCCCGATGCGAAACTAATGACGAACCAGCAGGAAGTGCCCCTTCTGGATGCGATGCAGGGGATGACGCTGATTCGGCAAAATGCAGCCAAATATGGCATCGACCCTACTAAAATTGGGGTTATGGGATTCTCGGCGGGAGGGCATCTGGCTTCAACGCTGGCAACACATTACAACCGGGGGCCTAAAGCGAGCGAACAGGCTAAACCGAATTTTGCTATACTGCTGTATCCGGTTGTGACGTTTGGTGAGAAAGCGCACACTGGCTCACGGGATAAGTTGCTGGGTAAACTCAATACATCCCCGGAATTGGTGGCTTATTATTCGAATGAATTACAGGTCACTAGTCAAACGCCACCAACGTTTCTCGTACACTCGGAGGACGATAAGGCGGTGCCGGTTGAAAATAGCATCAATTATTACCTGGCTTGTCTGAAGAACGGTGTTCCGGTCGAAATGCACTTGTATCCAACCGGCGGACATGGTTATGGGCTCCGTACCGCGAAGTTCGGATCGCTCAATACATGGCCCGAAACCTGCAAGGCTTGGTTGATGGCGTTGACCGCTACCAAGTAA
- a CDS encoding acyltransferase family protein, whose product MHSSTVATPEPAVAQPAPVRRLLSLDALRGFDMFWIMGGEEVIHVLAKTTGWAWALVMADQLTHAQWNGFRAYDCIFPLFLFLAGVSTPYSLGSRLDKGDSRSKLARKVIIRGLILVLLGIIYNNGLFEKPIAEMRFGSVLARIGLGGMFAQLIYLYIRNERTRYGIFAGILLGYWALLLLVPVPGFGAGNLSMEGSLVGYVDRLFMPGRLHKVIHDPEGLLSTLPAICTGLLGIFAGTALRYAGLSDGKKLQRLVVGGVACLALGWLWNLVFPVNKNLWTSSFVLVAGGWSLLMLSLFYWIIDIQNLRRWTFFFIVIGMNSILIYLANRVIDFEYTAHFLFSGILHFFSEPIQLVGGTLAFLAVKWLFLYFLYTKKVFLRV is encoded by the coding sequence ATGCACTCCTCTACTGTCGCCACTCCGGAGCCTGCCGTTGCTCAGCCTGCTCCCGTCCGACGCTTACTTTCCCTTGATGCTCTACGCGGCTTCGATATGTTCTGGATTATGGGCGGTGAAGAAGTGATTCATGTACTGGCAAAAACCACTGGGTGGGCCTGGGCGTTAGTCATGGCCGATCAGTTGACGCACGCGCAGTGGAACGGATTTCGTGCTTATGACTGTATTTTTCCGCTCTTTCTCTTTCTGGCAGGCGTATCAACCCCCTATTCACTCGGCAGCCGGCTTGACAAAGGCGATAGCCGGTCAAAACTAGCTCGCAAAGTCATTATACGCGGGCTAATTCTCGTACTGCTGGGAATTATTTACAACAACGGACTTTTCGAGAAACCCATCGCCGAAATGCGGTTCGGCAGCGTACTGGCCCGTATTGGTTTGGGAGGAATGTTTGCCCAATTGATCTACCTGTATATTCGCAACGAGCGGACGCGTTACGGAATTTTTGCCGGTATACTTTTAGGTTACTGGGCCTTACTATTGCTCGTGCCTGTACCGGGCTTCGGGGCAGGAAACCTAAGCATGGAGGGAAGTCTAGTCGGTTATGTAGATCGCTTGTTTATGCCGGGTCGATTACACAAAGTCATTCATGACCCCGAAGGGCTACTATCTACATTACCAGCCATTTGCACCGGGTTGCTTGGCATATTTGCCGGAACTGCCCTTCGATATGCTGGCTTAAGCGATGGCAAAAAACTTCAGCGACTCGTCGTTGGGGGCGTTGCCTGCTTGGCGTTGGGTTGGCTGTGGAATCTGGTTTTTCCAGTCAACAAAAACCTCTGGACAAGTTCATTCGTACTGGTAGCCGGTGGCTGGAGTCTACTAATGCTGAGTCTGTTTTACTGGATTATCGACATACAGAACCTGCGCCGATGGACGTTTTTCTTCATCGTTATTGGCATGAATTCGATCCTGATCTATCTGGCGAATCGCGTTATTGATTTCGAGTATACAGCGCATTTCCTGTTTAGCGGCATCCTGCACTTCTTCAGCGAGCCAATACAGCTAGTCGGTGGAACACTCGCGTTTCTGGCCGTGAAATGGCTTTTTCTTTATTTTCTGTATACCAAAAAAGTCTTTCTACGGGTCTAG
- a CDS encoding matrixin family metalloprotease produces MKNLSTSIISILLLGSSFWQCQDQDKIPAASPQVYVSADRNEASQRLSNECAFRYTIANSSAQLDNNSQREAIRAGFAMWQKMSPNVSFLEFATSERAILFVRFVNPDQLQAKPIVVSEGLLRGPAMIASALRQESNGSYTILLSNDVKWSTNMLTRSIAYHAGLLLGMATSADAGALMSPVMQNRMAVPIKADSVALNRLYVSPCASYLSERDSVQFKVVLNSIDVFECNNSFTTAKEITSGQALKIASYPFLDYFKIVTTK; encoded by the coding sequence ATGAAAAACCTATCTACATCAATAATTTCCATTCTATTACTGGGTAGTTCGTTCTGGCAGTGCCAGGATCAGGACAAGATACCAGCTGCCTCCCCACAGGTGTATGTGAGCGCGGACCGGAATGAAGCCAGCCAGCGCCTGTCTAACGAGTGCGCCTTTCGGTATACCATTGCCAATTCGTCTGCTCAACTCGACAACAACAGCCAGCGGGAAGCCATCCGGGCTGGTTTTGCTATGTGGCAGAAAATGAGTCCAAATGTCAGCTTTCTGGAATTTGCAACTTCTGAGCGGGCCATTCTCTTTGTTCGTTTTGTAAACCCGGATCAGCTTCAGGCCAAGCCGATTGTCGTGTCGGAGGGCCTTCTACGTGGTCCGGCTATGATAGCATCGGCACTTCGGCAGGAAAGTAACGGCTCCTATACGATCCTGCTCAGTAACGATGTCAAGTGGAGTACCAACATGCTGACCCGGTCGATTGCCTATCATGCAGGATTATTGCTGGGTATGGCTACGTCCGCCGATGCGGGGGCACTCATGTCGCCGGTGATGCAAAATCGGATGGCCGTACCTATCAAAGCCGATTCGGTTGCGCTCAACCGGTTGTATGTATCGCCCTGTGCCAGTTACCTTAGCGAGCGCGACTCCGTTCAATTCAAAGTCGTGCTGAATAGTATAGACGTTTTTGAATGTAACAACTCGTTTACGACAGCAAAAGAAATCACAAGCGGACAGGCGCTGAAAATTGCCAGCTATCCGTTCCTTGATTATTTTAAAATCGTGACGACAAAATAA
- a CDS encoding DUF1573 domain-containing protein, translated as MKKFLSLFVALFVFVAVGYAQKGVLKFAKETHDFGKVEQGKPVTYVFEFKNTGTDPVVINDATASCGCTKPSWSREPVMPGKTGNVSATFNAAAAGPFNKAVTVTSNAESGQTVLYLKGEVVAQKEAQTVATPAVAPAGKDKKKSR; from the coding sequence ATGAAAAAATTTCTTTCACTTTTCGTAGCTTTATTTGTGTTCGTAGCAGTTGGTTACGCGCAAAAGGGAGTCCTGAAGTTCGCTAAAGAAACGCACGACTTTGGTAAAGTTGAGCAAGGCAAGCCAGTAACCTACGTGTTTGAGTTCAAAAACACGGGTACTGATCCTGTCGTAATCAACGATGCTACCGCTTCCTGTGGTTGCACAAAGCCAAGCTGGAGCCGCGAACCAGTAATGCCAGGCAAAACGGGCAACGTATCGGCTACGTTCAACGCTGCTGCTGCCGGCCCGTTCAATAAAGCCGTTACAGTAACGAGCAATGCAGAAAGTGGCCAAACGGTCCTTTATCTGAAAGGTGAAGTCGTTGCGCAGAAAGAAGCACAAACGGTCGCTACGCCCGCTGTCGCTCCAGCCGGTAAAGACAAGAAAAAATCACGCTAA
- a CDS encoding alpha-ketoacid dehydrogenase subunit alpha/beta, translating into MIANEQLLSTDILTREKILLDYRMACESRQVSILGRRDVMGGRAKFGIFGDGKELAQIAAASAFHRGDFRSGYYRDQTFVAALGELQWTELFAQLYAHTDIAAEPNTAGRSMNGHFATRWLDENGLWRNQTELFNSVCDISPTAGQIPRALGLAYASKLFRNNEVLQSLTNFSHHGDEIVFATIGDASTSQGMFWETMNAAGVLQVPLLMSVWDDGYGISVPVEYQTTKGSISKALAGFQRESNDEKGIEIFTVKGWDYVALLETYLQAARICREEHVPVLVHVQELTQPQGHSSSGSHERYKTKDRLTWEAEHDCNRMFREWILTNGYATQDELERIEADAKQTAKKARAEAWSAFELSTKDDFDSAVSLLQQVARHNPRSAELMAIREELRRTIHPLRRDAVSAIRKALRILRNETSSTRQPLKTWLEQTQEGNADRYNSYLYSQSPESPMLVEAVPAQYADDAVPVDGYILMQRYFDSLFARDARVVALGEDVGLIGDVNQGFAGLQEKYGEIRITDTGIREASIIGQGIGLAMRGLRPIVEIQYFDYIYYALATLTDDLATLLYRTKGGQKAPLIIRTRGHRLEGIWHSGSPMGAMLGSLRGLHVLVPRNMTQAAGFYNTLIKSDDPALLIECLNGYRLKEKLPDNLAEFCVPLGVPEILRTGSDVTVVTYGSMCRIVMEAAVQLADIGIHIEVIDVQSLLPFDVHQLTVESIKKTNRVIFTDEDVPGGASAYMMQQVLEEQNAYRYLDSAPKTLSAKAHRTPYGSDGDYFSKPSADDVIDTVYALMSECEPDRFPAL; encoded by the coding sequence GTGATAGCCAACGAACAACTCCTCTCAACCGATATTCTGACTCGCGAAAAAATCCTACTTGATTATCGAATGGCTTGTGAAAGCCGACAGGTAAGCATACTGGGTCGTCGTGATGTGATGGGCGGACGCGCAAAATTCGGAATCTTCGGCGATGGCAAAGAGCTGGCGCAGATTGCAGCCGCCAGTGCGTTTCACCGGGGCGATTTTCGTTCGGGCTATTACCGCGATCAAACGTTCGTAGCCGCCCTGGGCGAACTTCAATGGACAGAGCTTTTTGCCCAGCTATACGCTCATACCGATATCGCGGCCGAACCCAATACCGCAGGTCGGTCTATGAACGGTCATTTCGCTACACGATGGCTTGATGAAAATGGGTTATGGCGGAATCAGACGGAACTGTTCAATTCCGTTTGTGATATATCGCCAACTGCCGGACAGATTCCGAGGGCGCTCGGTTTAGCCTATGCGTCCAAATTGTTCCGGAATAATGAGGTGCTCCAGTCCCTGACCAATTTTTCGCATCATGGCGATGAGATAGTATTTGCCACAATCGGTGATGCTTCTACATCGCAGGGCATGTTCTGGGAAACCATGAACGCGGCCGGTGTCTTGCAGGTGCCTCTGTTGATGTCAGTTTGGGACGATGGATACGGGATTTCGGTACCTGTCGAATACCAGACGACAAAAGGAAGTATTTCGAAAGCATTGGCCGGCTTCCAGCGGGAAAGTAATGACGAAAAAGGCATCGAGATTTTCACCGTAAAGGGGTGGGACTACGTGGCGTTGCTGGAAACTTATCTACAGGCAGCCCGCATCTGCCGGGAGGAGCACGTTCCCGTACTGGTTCACGTGCAGGAGCTTACCCAGCCGCAGGGGCACTCGTCATCGGGGTCGCATGAACGCTACAAAACAAAGGATCGATTGACGTGGGAAGCCGAACATGATTGCAATCGGATGTTTCGGGAGTGGATTCTGACCAACGGATACGCTACTCAGGATGAACTGGAACGTATTGAAGCGGATGCCAAGCAAACGGCCAAAAAGGCGCGTGCCGAAGCCTGGAGTGCATTTGAACTATCAACGAAAGACGATTTCGATTCGGCTGTAAGCCTACTCCAACAGGTAGCGCGTCATAATCCGAGATCCGCTGAACTGATGGCTATTCGGGAAGAACTTCGTCGAACGATTCATCCCTTGCGCCGGGACGCTGTCAGTGCGATTCGAAAAGCGCTTCGGATTCTGCGAAATGAGACAAGTTCTACCCGACAACCCTTAAAAACCTGGCTTGAGCAGACACAGGAGGGAAACGCAGACCGGTACAATTCGTATCTGTACAGTCAATCGCCGGAATCGCCGATGCTGGTTGAGGCTGTACCGGCTCAATATGCTGATGATGCTGTACCTGTGGATGGGTATATATTGATGCAGCGTTATTTCGACAGCCTGTTTGCCCGTGATGCCCGCGTGGTGGCCCTTGGCGAAGATGTGGGGCTGATTGGAGATGTCAATCAGGGGTTCGCCGGGTTACAGGAAAAATATGGCGAGATACGGATTACGGATACGGGTATTCGCGAGGCAAGTATCATCGGACAAGGTATCGGCCTGGCCATGCGTGGTCTGCGACCAATCGTTGAGATTCAGTACTTTGACTATATTTATTACGCACTGGCAACCCTCACCGACGATCTGGCAACCCTGTTGTATCGCACGAAAGGCGGTCAGAAAGCGCCACTCATTATTCGGACTCGTGGCCATCGACTTGAAGGAATATGGCACTCGGGGTCGCCGATGGGAGCGATGCTGGGCAGCTTACGTGGCCTTCACGTATTGGTTCCGCGTAATATGACACAGGCGGCCGGTTTTTACAACACCCTGATCAAAAGCGATGATCCGGCTCTGTTGATCGAGTGTTTGAATGGCTACCGGCTCAAGGAGAAATTGCCCGACAATCTAGCTGAGTTCTGCGTGCCACTTGGAGTGCCGGAAATATTGCGAACGGGCTCCGACGTGACCGTTGTTACGTATGGTTCCATGTGCCGGATTGTGATGGAAGCCGCTGTTCAATTGGCCGACATAGGCATACACATTGAGGTGATCGATGTTCAGTCACTATTGCCGTTCGATGTTCATCAGCTTACTGTCGAGTCCATCAAAAAGACGAACCGGGTCATATTTACCGACGAAGATGTGCCGGGTGGCGCATCAGCCTATATGATGCAGCAGGTACTGGAAGAGCAAAATGCGTATCGCTACCTGGATTCTGCCCCTAAAACACTTTCGGCCAAGGCGCACCGTACGCCGTATGGATCGGACGGTGATTATTTTTCAAAACCAAGCGCAGATGATGTCATTGACACGGTTTATGCGCTTATGAGCGAATGCGAACCCGATCGGTTCCCAGCTCTATAA
- a CDS encoding 4Fe-4S dicluster domain-containing protein encodes MAYFNDIKAGIRTTLKGLSLTFRHIRNATQRRTPQGIADATYFDQQNGLVTLQYPHEQLPIPDNGRYRLRNEIDDCIVCDKCAKICPVDCITIDAIKATEEVGRASDGSPIRLYAAKFDIDMAKCCYCGLCTVVCPTECLTMDKKFDYSEFELGKLTYEFATLTPEVADEKRSLYEQFLREKEEHKAAQAAAKAAAQPTIDSSDVASPAAKPRPAFRPTSKPAATTPPAEPANSEGSSIEHPLTDATPEEMQQIAQGGLETVKKPVFRPTKKPVVPTNVPVEARKDVLEQGSADVEKPVDDTPKPKAAPGGFRPTMKPPKPASSEPAGQPTDPDAPEVAKPKPAFRPTMKPPQLSTEEPAITSEPPLNSETSAPAATTRPAFRPTMKPKSALSAAESATESTADDAKEPQEAPVLEIPKPKPAFRPTMKPKTVSTSTPSPADESETNTDKKGNEIPVLAEVDPVVSGSPPSIEPKATQSATAVDSDKPEVRTDAVDSQTLAPPAVEVPTPKPVGGFRPTMKPKPVPVATEPAEPAMEPSTAEEAGESPETLIAEAPKPKPAFRPTMKPKVVPPNPPSDDELPSA; translated from the coding sequence ATGGCTTATTTCAACGATATAAAAGCAGGTATCCGAACCACGCTGAAAGGACTAAGTCTGACGTTCCGTCACATACGGAATGCAACCCAGCGCCGAACGCCCCAGGGCATTGCTGATGCGACCTATTTTGATCAGCAGAATGGCCTCGTTACACTCCAGTACCCCCACGAGCAGCTTCCTATTCCGGATAATGGCCGTTATCGGCTCCGTAATGAGATCGACGATTGCATTGTTTGTGACAAATGCGCAAAAATATGCCCCGTAGACTGCATTACGATCGATGCCATTAAGGCAACAGAAGAAGTTGGCCGAGCATCGGATGGGTCACCCATTCGGTTGTATGCGGCCAAGTTTGACATCGATATGGCCAAGTGCTGCTATTGTGGTTTGTGCACGGTAGTTTGCCCAACGGAATGCCTGACGATGGACAAGAAGTTCGACTACAGTGAGTTTGAACTGGGGAAACTGACGTATGAGTTCGCTACCCTGACCCCCGAAGTCGCCGACGAAAAACGGTCATTGTATGAGCAGTTTCTTCGGGAAAAAGAAGAGCATAAGGCCGCTCAGGCTGCGGCAAAGGCTGCGGCTCAGCCTACGATAGACAGCTCGGACGTTGCGAGTCCGGCGGCTAAACCCAGACCCGCGTTTCGACCAACTTCCAAACCTGCCGCAACTACACCACCTGCCGAGCCGGCTAATTCCGAAGGTTCATCGATCGAGCACCCATTGACGGATGCTACGCCGGAGGAAATGCAACAGATTGCGCAGGGCGGGTTAGAAACAGTAAAAAAACCAGTATTTCGACCGACGAAAAAACCGGTTGTCCCAACCAATGTTCCCGTAGAGGCACGTAAAGACGTGCTGGAACAAGGGTCAGCTGATGTGGAGAAACCGGTGGATGATACACCAAAACCTAAGGCGGCTCCCGGCGGCTTCCGGCCAACGATGAAGCCGCCAAAACCTGCCAGTAGTGAACCTGCCGGGCAACCTACCGATCCAGATGCTCCTGAAGTTGCCAAGCCTAAACCGGCCTTTCGTCCGACGATGAAGCCACCACAGCTGTCAACAGAGGAACCCGCCATAACCTCCGAGCCTCCACTTAACAGCGAAACTTCTGCGCCAGCAGCAACCACTCGTCCGGCATTTCGTCCGACAATGAAGCCCAAATCGGCTCTGTCCGCTGCTGAATCTGCTACGGAATCAACAGCCGATGACGCAAAGGAACCTCAGGAAGCGCCCGTTTTGGAGATTCCTAAACCGAAACCCGCTTTCCGCCCGACTATGAAACCGAAAACGGTTTCGACGAGCACACCCTCACCCGCCGACGAAAGCGAAACTAATACGGATAAGAAGGGTAATGAAATTCCTGTGTTGGCGGAAGTTGACCCTGTCGTCTCAGGTTCTCCGCCAAGCATAGAACCTAAGGCTACTCAGTCTGCTACGGCTGTAGATTCAGATAAACCAGAAGTCCGTACGGATGCGGTAGATAGCCAAACGCTTGCACCGCCAGCAGTTGAAGTGCCCACACCAAAACCAGTGGGCGGTTTTCGGCCAACCATGAAGCCTAAGCCGGTTCCCGTTGCTACTGAGCCTGCGGAACCAGCCATGGAACCGTCAACAGCCGAGGAGGCAGGAGAATCTCCGGAAACGCTCATTGCGGAAGCGCCTAAGCCAAAACCCGCCTTTCGACCAACTATGAAGCCGAAAGTGGTTCCGCCAAACCCGCCGTCGGACGACGAGTTACCATCAGCCTAA
- a CDS encoding NADH-quinone oxidoreductase subunit J family protein translates to MVQLAFYGFSALTLGGALAVLLTRNVLYAAFFLLLTLLGAAGLFVLASADFLAVAQIMIYVGGVLVLVIFGIMLTHKAPSPVDTTSQLPNSIPALNRAGAYSWLIALVVAGALFIALYTLLARANFTLLTRPIGWQTTVNTVGKQLMTEYVLPFEIVGILLLAALVGATYLAAPLGRRRK, encoded by the coding sequence GTGGTTCAACTAGCTTTTTATGGATTTTCCGCTCTGACCTTAGGCGGAGCACTGGCTGTGTTACTGACCCGTAACGTACTGTATGCTGCCTTTTTTCTTTTGTTAACCCTGTTGGGAGCCGCCGGCTTATTCGTGTTAGCCAGCGCTGATTTTCTGGCAGTGGCGCAAATCATGATTTATGTAGGGGGCGTATTGGTACTGGTTATTTTCGGGATTATGCTCACGCACAAAGCACCCTCACCCGTCGATACGACCAGCCAGTTGCCGAACAGCATTCCTGCGCTGAATCGGGCCGGGGCTTATTCCTGGCTAATTGCGTTGGTTGTGGCTGGAGCTTTGTTCATCGCTTTGTATACCCTGCTGGCACGGGCCAATTTTACGCTGTTGACTCGACCGATCGGTTGGCAGACGACGGTCAATACGGTTGGTAAACAGCTCATGACCGAGTATGTGTTGCCCTTTGAAATCGTTGGAATTCTATTGCTGGCTGCGCTGGTCGGTGCTACGTACCTTGCCGCTCCGCTGGGACGGAGACGCAAATGA
- a CDS encoding TPM domain-containing protein, with translation MKFRLTDTSVNVPTFLYQTIKTIGLVILLLFLAVPGNLRAQDSATDDPSNPNNVIPNKPNPPRLVNDFAGILSSNEKSQLEQKLRTYNDSTSTQITIVIVKTTEPYPIGDFAFQVGRKWGVGQQGKNNGMVIAWATQTRKVFIAPGYGLEGAIPDAIAKRIITNIIAPAFKQEQYYQGLDAATTEIIKRANGEYKADPAQADGDGWGQFLIWGIVIFVIIIFISRRSGGGSSGSNRGGGFFPPVFFPTSGWGNSGGGGWSGGGGSSGGGFGGFGGGSFGGGGAGGDY, from the coding sequence ATGAAATTTCGTTTGACTGACACTTCCGTGAATGTACCCACCTTTTTATACCAAACGATTAAAACGATTGGACTGGTAATTCTGCTGCTGTTCCTTGCCGTTCCGGGCAATTTACGGGCACAGGATTCGGCAACTGACGACCCCAGCAATCCGAATAACGTTATACCGAACAAGCCAAACCCACCCCGATTAGTTAATGACTTTGCGGGCATCCTGAGCAGCAACGAAAAAAGCCAGCTTGAACAAAAACTACGAACGTATAACGATTCGACATCGACGCAGATCACAATTGTCATTGTCAAAACGACCGAGCCGTATCCTATCGGCGATTTCGCCTTTCAGGTTGGCCGAAAGTGGGGTGTAGGACAGCAGGGAAAAAATAACGGGATGGTGATTGCCTGGGCAACGCAGACGCGCAAGGTCTTCATCGCACCCGGCTACGGCCTTGAGGGAGCCATTCCTGACGCCATTGCGAAACGGATTATTACCAACATCATAGCGCCAGCGTTCAAGCAGGAACAGTATTATCAGGGTCTTGATGCAGCAACGACGGAAATCATCAAGCGGGCCAATGGCGAATACAAAGCCGATCCGGCTCAGGCCGATGGTGATGGCTGGGGTCAGTTCCTGATCTGGGGAATTGTGATCTTCGTTATTATCATCTTTATCTCGCGTCGGAGCGGTGGTGGTAGCAGTGGCAGTAATCGTGGCGGAGGTTTCTTTCCACCGGTCTTTTTCCCAACGTCAGGCTGGGGTAACTCTGGCGGAGGAGGCTGGAGCGGTGGCGGTGGTAGTAGTGGTGGCGGCTTCGGCGGATTTGGTGGCGGTAGCTTTGGTGGCGGTGGAGCTGGCGGAGATTACTAA
- a CDS encoding TPM domain-containing protein codes for MTNPFTSEDQQRIVDAIRQAEKATSGEIRVHVERHCATADPVQRAIEVFAQLGMHKTKLQNGVLFYLAHADRKFAVVGDKGINAKVPADFWETTKTLLRGHFSTGHYADGLRLGIEKAGQQLQQYFPYDGATDTNELADEISFD; via the coding sequence ATGACGAACCCGTTCACTTCCGAAGACCAGCAACGTATTGTGGATGCCATTCGACAGGCTGAAAAAGCGACATCGGGTGAAATTCGGGTCCATGTCGAGCGGCACTGTGCCACCGCCGATCCCGTTCAGCGGGCCATTGAGGTATTTGCGCAGTTAGGTATGCACAAGACTAAACTGCAAAACGGCGTCCTGTTTTATCTTGCCCATGCTGACCGGAAATTCGCGGTAGTAGGCGATAAAGGGATCAATGCCAAAGTTCCTGCTGATTTCTGGGAGACTACGAAAACATTGCTCCGTGGCCACTTCTCGACCGGGCATTACGCCGACGGCTTACGCCTGGGCATTGAAAAAGCGGGCCAGCAACTCCAGCAGTACTTTCCGTACGACGGCGCAACCGACACTAACGAACTCGCCGATGAAATTTCGTTTGACTGA
- a CDS encoding LemA family protein, translating to MSKTLIIVVVLALILGMYGCSSYNGLVQNDTNVQEKWAQVQTQYQRRADLIPNLVRTVQGAANFEKSTLTAVIQARANATGINLNADQLTPENIKKFQAAQDQLSGSLSRLLAVAESYPNLKANQNFSELQAQLEGTENRISVARNDFNGSVKTYNQSVRSFPNNIFAGIFGFPVKGFFEASQAAQNAPTVQF from the coding sequence ATGTCAAAAACATTAATTATTGTGGTGGTTCTTGCCCTGATTTTGGGCATGTATGGCTGTAGTTCGTACAACGGCCTTGTTCAGAACGATACGAACGTACAGGAGAAATGGGCGCAGGTTCAGACGCAGTATCAACGTCGGGCCGACCTGATTCCAAACCTGGTTCGGACAGTTCAGGGAGCTGCTAATTTCGAGAAGAGCACATTAACGGCCGTCATTCAGGCGCGGGCCAACGCAACAGGAATAAACCTGAACGCCGACCAACTGACTCCCGAAAATATCAAGAAGTTCCAGGCCGCGCAGGATCAATTGAGTGGTTCGTTGTCTAGACTGTTGGCGGTAGCAGAAAGTTACCCGAACCTAAAGGCAAACCAGAACTTCTCAGAGTTACAAGCCCAATTGGAGGGAACAGAAAATCGTATTTCTGTCGCGCGAAACGACTTTAATGGCTCCGTGAAGACCTATAATCAGTCCGTACGGTCATTCCCGAACAATATCTTCGCCGGTATTTTCGGCTTCCCGGTCAAAGGATTCTTCGAAGCGTCGCAGGCAGCGCAGAACGCACCTACGGTTCAGTTTTAA